One Pongo abelii isolate AG06213 chromosome 12, NHGRI_mPonAbe1-v2.0_pri, whole genome shotgun sequence DNA segment encodes these proteins:
- the LOC112132001 gene encoding peptidyl-prolyl cis-trans isomerase A: MVNPTVFFDITVSGKPLGHVSFRIFADKLSKTAENFRALSTGEKGLDYKGSCFHRIIPGFMCQGGDFTYNNGTGGKSLYGEKFDDENFILKHIGPGILSMAKAGTNTNGSRFFICTAKTEWLIGKHVVFGKGKEAMNIVEAMERFGSRNGKTSKKITIADCGQLWILVRNK; encoded by the exons ATGGTCAACCCCACTGTGTTCTTCGACATCACTGTCAGTGGCAAGCCCTTGGGCCATGTCTCCTTCAGGATATTTGCAGACAAGCTTTCAAAGACAGCAGAAAACTTTCGTGCTCTGAGCACTGGAGAGAAAGGACTTGATTATAAGGGTTCCTGCTTTCACAGAATTATTCCAGGGTTTATGTGTCAAGGTGGTGACTTCACGTACAATAATGGCACTGGTGGCAAGTCCCTCTATGGGGAGAAATTTGATGATGAGAACTTCATCCTGAAGCATATAGGTCCTGGCATCTTGTCCatggcaaaagctggaaccaaCACGAATGGCTCCCGGTTTTTCATCTGCACTGCCAAGACTGAGTGGTTGATTGGCAAGCATGTGGTCTTTGGCAAGGGGAAAGAGGCCATGAATATTGTGGAGGCCATGGAGCGCTTTGGGTCCAGGAATGGCAAGACCAGCAAGAAAATCACCATTGCTGATTGTGGACAGCTCTG GATTCTGGTGAGGAATAAGTAA